In the Leptospira sp. WS4.C2 genome, one interval contains:
- a CDS encoding tetratricopeptide repeat protein, whose translation MRQLSFLCFTVVLFVGCQSRDFKPVSVKDSVVEKSDVSDRQKIEEARELVAEGSNEFQKGNMDVALEKAKASIQTFELIDGYSLLGSSYYQLGEYENAKLAYEKGKNLEPKNEKLLIGLGTVQSTLGENEEALSTYQTLSQLKPEETIYTYKTGLLLKNLGRYQESLVVLKSLETKTEFPYPIELLNQLGDLCLELKRYEEAEAYFARAEKLNPELKTAKDAKLSTKIASLIQRGNDFLAKKNYAEATSEFKKATELQPQNGSVWSFLGNAQLLNGKLKESEESFKKSISLSDTNPNAYVGLCNVYIQTHNYSDCLKTSKQAVQKIPKNAEIRNKQGICEWKWGETKKATLSFQDASSWDPNFFEPKLNLAYVLIDSGRFDEALDVLKKAESHPKAKKEEIRKAKILAESQKFIADGDAYLRQGKRKQAFDEYGKAMGVNPENPAAQNAFGRAYFAFGEYKKSEGSYLEAYRMDATNPGALQGLARVYAKTGESKKEKEYIKKLEILSATDPFSAITLGRIAEDASKWEEAESIYMGLKKKFPNNDAVDYRLGSLYYKRAVEENSKENYVRANEFIQKSKKYTKDIPELIETEKTVAENSRFAEILPFVKEGNSLFNRKKYIEAVSPYQKAYDRVPKASLLVKIAECYIEKGEEEKGLSILENAVRTNKENAISFKEGIYSFYYKKGELKRAEDGFYDILREKPDSYYAYYMLGLVTMKRKNYEAAIGEFDRSILVNPNFAPSNVAKGLAFYKLGQMENAKREFEKARVKDSEFGLSSYNLAIAYFNEDLTKESKTILESIRKSDPDFMDGEIQLAYIYFKENKLEEAEKIIDRVLKEEPSAEALFAQFRILDAKQKQSPSDKVKAKRNQVKEKILREYGETKYARLLPSDALDDEPLHVTDLNLSGTPVSTPIVYPNRIIVNYGTALVGYDRITKELVWKQYTSTPYQLLVAGKELVGISNDSATKIYPESGKMSFKKQILVGWKVKQGSAVGNGFLLLLEKEKGNDRKIVRTNPNLEIEEEWNGNDFLSFSHTAEGKLFVLRDLKKEFQIQVFVLGSSSNSDKDKKVSNPVAKKDTKESAQIIGCLEDSCLVQLGNQIYEGTEKAKLYSLGNTDTIRSVVKNPESLLINTENTAYLWKGGSKWKDSYSIEGDFYYPLDGLVVEGRSKELLLIKGREKTPVPWKGDRDGLRISTVTVD comes from the coding sequence ATGAGACAACTTAGTTTTTTATGTTTTACCGTCGTTCTTTTTGTCGGCTGCCAATCTCGCGACTTTAAACCCGTTTCCGTAAAAGATTCCGTGGTGGAAAAATCCGATGTATCGGATCGCCAAAAAATTGAAGAAGCAAGGGAACTTGTCGCGGAAGGTAGTAACGAATTCCAAAAAGGAAATATGGATGTTGCTTTAGAAAAAGCAAAGGCCTCCATTCAAACTTTTGAACTCATTGATGGTTATTCTCTACTTGGATCTTCCTATTACCAGTTAGGTGAATATGAAAACGCAAAACTTGCTTATGAAAAAGGCAAAAACTTAGAGCCCAAAAATGAAAAACTCCTCATTGGACTTGGAACGGTTCAATCCACTTTGGGAGAAAATGAAGAAGCACTTTCTACTTACCAAACCTTAAGCCAACTAAAACCAGAAGAAACCATCTATACTTACAAAACTGGCCTACTTTTAAAAAACTTGGGTCGTTACCAAGAAAGCCTTGTGGTACTAAAGTCTTTGGAAACCAAAACAGAATTTCCTTATCCCATTGAATTGTTAAACCAGTTAGGGGATCTTTGTTTAGAACTAAAAAGATATGAGGAAGCAGAAGCTTACTTTGCAAGAGCGGAAAAACTCAATCCTGAATTAAAAACCGCAAAAGATGCCAAACTTTCCACTAAGATTGCATCTCTCATCCAACGAGGGAATGACTTCTTAGCAAAAAAGAATTATGCAGAGGCAACTTCTGAATTCAAAAAAGCCACTGAGTTACAACCACAAAATGGATCTGTATGGTCTTTTCTTGGAAATGCCCAGTTACTAAATGGTAAACTGAAAGAAAGTGAAGAGAGTTTCAAAAAATCCATTTCGCTCTCTGATACAAATCCCAACGCTTATGTGGGGTTGTGTAATGTTTATATTCAAACTCATAACTATTCCGACTGTTTAAAAACTTCCAAACAGGCTGTACAAAAAATTCCTAAAAATGCAGAGATCCGCAACAAACAAGGGATATGCGAATGGAAATGGGGAGAAACTAAAAAAGCCACTCTTAGTTTCCAAGATGCCTCTTCCTGGGATCCCAATTTTTTTGAACCAAAACTCAACTTAGCCTATGTGCTGATTGATTCAGGGCGTTTTGACGAAGCTCTAGATGTATTAAAAAAAGCCGAGTCTCATCCTAAGGCAAAAAAAGAAGAGATTCGAAAGGCAAAGATACTTGCAGAATCACAAAAGTTTATCGCCGATGGTGACGCTTACCTACGCCAAGGAAAACGAAAACAAGCTTTTGATGAATACGGAAAAGCAATGGGTGTGAACCCAGAAAACCCAGCAGCACAAAATGCGTTTGGTCGAGCTTACTTCGCCTTCGGGGAATACAAAAAATCGGAAGGCTCCTATTTAGAAGCCTATCGAATGGATGCCACCAATCCAGGTGCCTTACAAGGCCTTGCTCGTGTGTATGCCAAAACGGGTGAATCCAAAAAAGAAAAAGAATACATCAAAAAACTAGAAATTCTTTCGGCCACAGATCCATTTAGTGCCATCACTTTAGGTCGTATCGCAGAAGATGCTAGTAAATGGGAAGAAGCAGAATCCATTTATATGGGACTGAAGAAAAAATTCCCAAACAATGATGCTGTCGATTACCGATTGGGAAGTTTGTATTACAAACGAGCTGTAGAGGAAAATTCGAAAGAAAACTATGTTCGTGCGAACGAATTCATTCAAAAGTCCAAGAAATACACGAAAGACATTCCTGAATTGATTGAAACAGAAAAGACAGTGGCGGAGAACTCTCGTTTTGCGGAGATCCTTCCTTTTGTCAAAGAAGGAAACTCTCTATTCAATCGTAAAAAATATATTGAAGCAGTTTCTCCTTACCAAAAGGCCTATGACAGAGTTCCCAAAGCTTCCCTTCTTGTAAAAATTGCGGAATGTTATATTGAAAAGGGTGAAGAAGAAAAAGGACTTTCCATTCTGGAAAATGCCGTCCGCACCAATAAAGAAAATGCCATCTCTTTTAAGGAAGGAATCTATTCTTTCTATTATAAAAAAGGGGAATTAAAAAGAGCCGAAGACGGATTCTACGATATCTTAAGAGAAAAACCAGATTCCTATTACGCCTACTATATGTTAGGTCTTGTAACCATGAAACGGAAAAACTACGAGGCGGCCATTGGGGAATTTGATCGTTCCATTTTGGTAAATCCTAATTTTGCTCCGAGTAACGTGGCCAAAGGTTTGGCATTTTATAAACTGGGCCAAATGGAAAACGCGAAACGTGAATTTGAAAAGGCGCGTGTGAAGGATTCTGAATTTGGCCTTTCTTCTTATAACTTAGCCATTGCTTATTTCAACGAAGATTTGACTAAAGAATCAAAAACCATTTTAGAATCCATTCGTAAATCAGATCCTGATTTTATGGATGGTGAGATCCAATTAGCTTACATCTACTTCAAAGAAAACAAATTGGAAGAAGCAGAGAAGATCATAGATCGTGTTCTCAAAGAAGAACCGTCTGCCGAAGCTTTGTTTGCCCAGTTTCGAATTTTGGATGCTAAACAAAAACAGTCTCCATCCGATAAAGTCAAAGCCAAACGGAACCAAGTAAAAGAAAAAATCTTACGTGAATATGGGGAAACCAAATACGCAAGACTCCTTCCTTCGGACGCATTAGATGATGAACCACTGCACGTGACCGATCTCAATCTTTCGGGAACGCCAGTTTCGACACCGATTGTGTATCCAAACCGAATCATAGTCAATTATGGAACGGCCCTTGTAGGTTATGACAGAATCACAAAGGAACTGGTTTGGAAACAATACACTTCCACTCCTTACCAACTCTTAGTTGCCGGCAAAGAACTTGTGGGAATTTCCAATGATTCAGCAACCAAAATCTATCCTGAATCGGGAAAGATGAGTTTCAAAAAACAAATTCTTGTGGGTTGGAAAGTCAAACAAGGTTCGGCTGTAGGAAATGGATTTTTACTTCTTTTGGAAAAAGAAAAAGGAAATGACCGAAAAATCGTTCGCACAAATCCCAATTTAGAAATTGAAGAAGAATGGAATGGAAATGATTTTTTAAGTTTTTCTCACACAGCGGAAGGAAAACTTTTTGTCCTTCGTGATTTAAAGAAAGAATTCCAAATCCAAGTCTTTGTCCTCGGTTCTAGTTCCAATTCCGATAAAGACAAAAAGGTATCGAATCCGGTTGCGAAAAAGGATACAAAGGAATCGGCTCAAATCATTGGATGTTTGGAAGATTCTTGTTTAGTTCAATTAGGAAATCAAATCTATGAAGGAACCGAAAAAGCAAAATTGTATTCCTTAGGAAATACAGATACCATCCGTTCGGTTGTCAAAAATCCAGAGTCTTTGCTTATTAATACGGAAAATACCGCCTATCTTTGGAAAGGTGGTTCTAAGTGGAAAGATTCCTATTCTATAGAAGGAGATTTTTATTATCCTTTGGATGGGCTTGTAGTCGAAGGTCGATCTAAAGAATTACTCTTAATCAAAGGCAGGGAGAAAACTCCGGTTCCATGGAAGGGTGATCGTGATGGCCTTAGGATCAGTACTGTCACT